One genomic segment of Halalkalicoccus tibetensis includes these proteins:
- a CDS encoding HemK2/MTQ2 family protein methyltransferase, translated as MTRDLAERRGVETEVYGAAEDSQLLAEAAAEAIEPGWTVLDCGTGSGHVGGAVADAGDVRVIASDLNPHACRRAQDRGLEAVRADLLAPFRADAFDAVLFNPPYLPTDPENEWNDWMEVALSGGESGREVIDPFLDSVGRVLAPDGIVLLLVSSLTGFEDVLEYAEKRGFEANVVNEESFPFETLSVVKLRR; from the coding sequence ATGACCCGCGACCTCGCCGAGCGCCGCGGGGTCGAGACCGAGGTCTACGGCGCCGCCGAGGACTCACAGCTGCTCGCGGAGGCCGCCGCCGAGGCGATCGAGCCCGGCTGGACCGTCCTCGACTGTGGCACCGGCTCGGGCCACGTCGGCGGGGCGGTCGCCGACGCGGGCGACGTGCGCGTGATCGCCTCCGACCTTAACCCCCACGCCTGCCGGCGGGCGCAGGATCGAGGACTGGAAGCCGTTCGGGCCGACCTGCTCGCGCCCTTCCGTGCGGACGCCTTCGACGCCGTCCTGTTCAACCCGCCGTACCTGCCGACCGACCCCGAGAACGAGTGGAACGACTGGATGGAGGTCGCGCTCTCGGGCGGCGAGTCGGGCCGCGAGGTGATCGATCCGTTCCTCGACTCGGTAGGGAGAGTGCTCGCGCCCGACGGGATCGTGCTGTTGCTCGTGAGCAGCCTCACGGGGTTCGAGGACGTCCTCGAGTACGCCGAAAAACGCGGGTTCGAGGCGAACGTCGTAAACGAGGAGTCGTTTCCCTTCGAGACGCTGTCGGTGGTGAAGCTACGCCGTTAG
- a CDS encoding RNA polymerase Rpb4 family protein — translation MTIFKQVLGEEYLTVSEAKALLSDVEAERAADPEREMRYELARAIEHVNRFAVLPPEDANALVSDLRELEKVDEATAYKIADLLPRDRDELRSVYAQERYSLSGDELDEVLNVVSQYA, via the coding sequence ATGACGATCTTCAAGCAGGTGCTCGGCGAGGAGTATCTCACGGTCTCGGAGGCCAAGGCGCTGCTCTCGGACGTCGAGGCCGAGCGCGCCGCCGACCCCGAACGCGAGATGCGCTACGAACTCGCGCGCGCGATCGAGCACGTCAACCGCTTCGCGGTCCTTCCGCCGGAGGACGCCAACGCGCTCGTCTCGGACCTCCGCGAGCTCGAGAAGGTCGACGAGGCGACCGCCTACAAGATCGCCGACCTCCTCCCCCGGGACCGCGACGAACTGCGCTCGGTGTACGCCCAGGAGCGCTACTCGCTCTCGGGCGACGAACTCGACGAGGTCCTGAACGTCGTCTCGCAGTACGCCTGA
- a CDS encoding 16S ribosomal RNA methyltransferase A, producing MRDPDGLLARAGVRGDPDVDQHFLIDDRVLDRLPGYASEVDADLEDVLEVGAGTGALTDRLCRTADHVTAIERDPDLVSFLRREFDEEIDAGRLEVLEGDALELDLPAFTACVSNLPYGVSSGIAFRLFPEKRPLVLMFQREFAERMVAEPDTPEYGRLSVSTQHYADPEIVETVPKEAFSPPPAVESAVVRARPRDPEYTVSDEAFFLRFVKALFTQRRKTLRNAVRNTGHISGLEDPEAVVEAADEELMSRRAGTLAPAEFAALCELAMERGEPG from the coding sequence ATGAGGGATCCCGACGGGCTGCTCGCCCGTGCCGGCGTTCGGGGCGACCCGGACGTCGACCAGCACTTCCTGATCGACGACCGCGTGCTCGATCGTCTCCCCGGCTACGCGAGCGAGGTCGACGCCGACCTCGAGGACGTCCTCGAGGTCGGCGCCGGCACCGGCGCGCTCACCGATCGACTCTGTCGAACGGCCGACCACGTCACCGCGATCGAGCGCGACCCGGATCTGGTTTCCTTCCTCCGCCGGGAGTTCGACGAGGAGATCGACGCGGGCCGGCTGGAGGTCCTCGAGGGCGACGCCCTCGAACTCGACCTGCCGGCGTTCACCGCCTGCGTCTCGAACCTGCCGTACGGCGTCTCCAGCGGGATCGCGTTCCGGCTGTTCCCCGAGAAGCGCCCGCTCGTGTTGATGTTCCAGAGGGAGTTCGCCGAGCGGATGGTCGCGGAGCCGGACACGCCGGAGTACGGTCGGCTATCGGTCTCGACCCAGCACTACGCCGACCCCGAGATCGTCGAGACGGTCCCCAAGGAGGCGTTCTCCCCGCCGCCGGCCGTCGAGAGCGCGGTCGTGCGCGCCCGACCCCGCGACCCCGAGTACACCGTCAGCGACGAGGCCTTCTTCCTGCGGTTCGTCAAGGCGCTGTTCACTCAGCGTAGGAAGACCCTCAGGAACGCGGTCCGCAACACGGGCCACATCTCCGGGCTCGAAGACCCCGAGGCGGTCGTCGAGGCGGCCGACGAGGAGCTGATGAGTCGGCGGGCGGGGACCCTCGCTCCGGCGGAGTTCGCCGCGCTCTGCGAACTGGCGATGGAGCGGGGTGAGCCCGGGTGA
- a CDS encoding mechanosensitive ion channel family protein codes for MNEALVGLDALGEQYATVPERLAITLLALAIVSLMAWSVARLRSETGEGLRSAVLDLAGSIALVGSAVGATAVVIGVWGQGTTVAFALARANVGVDTLGTVLLTIGLLVGTFVFVRFLKGVIGELLGGHDAVSEHQIEVTYRITQVGTYLLALLVVLGIWNVDLSGLLIGAGVLGAVLGLAAQQTLASIFAGFVLMFSRPFEIGDWVQIGDNEGIVSDITIVSTRIQTADGEYAILPNDEVGSRTIINHSRKGRLRLQVSVGVDYDTDLDRAEAVIREAISDIDRLMRVPTPQVVVTGFGDSAIEFDVRFWIDKPSARRRWRAKQAVIKSITEAFRREGITIPYPQRELSDREGAFEGLGEPPEAPDATPQADGGEE; via the coding sequence GTGAACGAGGCGCTCGTCGGGCTGGACGCCCTCGGCGAGCAGTACGCGACGGTCCCCGAACGGCTCGCGATCACGCTGCTGGCGCTCGCGATCGTCTCGTTGATGGCCTGGAGCGTCGCCCGCCTCCGCAGCGAGACCGGCGAGGGTCTCCGATCGGCGGTCCTCGACCTGGCGGGCTCGATCGCGCTCGTGGGTTCCGCCGTCGGCGCGACCGCCGTCGTCATCGGGGTCTGGGGACAGGGGACCACCGTCGCGTTCGCGCTCGCGCGGGCCAACGTCGGCGTCGACACGCTCGGGACCGTCCTGTTGACGATCGGGCTGCTGGTCGGGACGTTCGTCTTCGTGCGCTTTCTCAAAGGGGTGATCGGCGAGCTCCTCGGCGGCCACGACGCGGTCAGCGAGCACCAGATCGAGGTGACCTACCGCATTACGCAGGTCGGGACCTACCTGCTCGCGCTCCTCGTCGTCCTCGGGATCTGGAACGTCGACCTGAGCGGGCTGCTGATCGGTGCCGGCGTCCTCGGAGCAGTCCTCGGACTCGCGGCCCAGCAGACGCTCGCGTCGATCTTCGCGGGGTTCGTCCTCATGTTCTCGCGGCCCTTCGAGATCGGCGACTGGGTACAGATCGGCGACAACGAGGGGATCGTCAGCGACATCACGATCGTCAGTACCCGCATCCAGACCGCGGACGGCGAGTACGCGATCCTCCCCAACGACGAGGTGGGCAGCCGGACGATCATCAACCACTCCCGGAAGGGGCGACTCCGCCTGCAGGTCTCGGTGGGCGTCGACTACGACACCGATCTCGACCGGGCGGAGGCGGTCATCCGCGAGGCGATCTCGGACATCGACCGGCTGATGCGCGTGCCGACGCCGCAGGTCGTGGTCACGGGATTCGGCGACTCGGCGATCGAGTTCGACGTCCGCTTCTGGATCGACAAGCCGAGCGCCCGCCGGCGCTGGCGCGCGAAGCAGGCGGTGATCAAGTCGATCACCGAGGCGTTCCGCCGCGAGGGGATCACCATCCCGTACCCCCAGCGCGAGCTCTCGGACCGCGAGGGGGCGTTCGAGGGGCTCGGGGAACCGCCAGAGGCGCCGGACGCGACCCCACAGGCCGACGGGGGTGAGGAATGA
- a CDS encoding DUF655 domain-containing protein, which produces MSESDAPPEEDAIVLDYLPHGRADDDRPSYQKPPLAFALDSDQFSLHELTLDDDADVKIGDWLDLSEPPEGVERVRDVEYGDLSSGARSEIEYVIEDLIEEEEDRFVSFYNDAQPITLRLHQLNLLPGIGKKLRNSILDERKRKPFESFEELDDRVTGLHDPKGVLADRILEELREDELKYRLFVREE; this is translated from the coding sequence ATGAGCGAGAGCGACGCTCCCCCCGAAGAGGACGCGATCGTCCTCGATTACCTCCCGCATGGCCGGGCCGACGACGACCGGCCGAGCTACCAGAAGCCGCCGCTCGCGTTCGCCCTCGACAGCGACCAGTTCTCCCTCCACGAGCTGACGCTCGACGACGACGCCGACGTCAAGATCGGCGACTGGCTCGACCTCTCGGAGCCGCCCGAGGGCGTCGAGCGGGTCCGCGACGTCGAGTACGGCGACCTCTCGAGCGGCGCCCGCTCGGAGATCGAGTACGTCATCGAGGACCTCATCGAGGAGGAGGAGGACCGGTTCGTCTCCTTCTACAACGACGCCCAGCCGATCACGCTGCGGCTCCACCAGCTCAACCTGCTGCCGGGAATCGGCAAGAAGCTCAGGAACTCCATCCTCGACGAGCGAAAGCGAAAGCCCTTCGAGAGCTTCGAGGAGCTCGACGACCGGGTGACGGGGCTGCACGACCCGAAGGGCGTGCTCGCCGACCGGATCCTCGAGGAGCTGCGCGAGGACGAGCTCAAATACCGGCTGTTCGTCCGCGAGGAATAG